One window from the genome of Tolypothrix sp. NIES-4075 encodes:
- a CDS encoding terpene synthase family protein gives MNEFILPELYCPFPSQINKYADVLEDYSLEWVLRFNLLANESSYRRFCKSKFFWLVAVAYPYCKLEELKIVNDWISWLFIWDDQCDMSDLGKQPEVLKDFHKRFLEILNGSEIKSKDIPLGCALKDLRQRTLRTGKVEWFHHFLHAFEDYFHGCLQEASNRAQEIVPDVDTYIKIRRSSVGVNPSLALTEFCNQLIIPDFLRNHDLVKKIKIMTINILAWCNDIFSVSREMASGDVHNLVLVLHYQQQLTFEQAIKYAAEMHNQEVRSMMNLEASIPSFGEQADAELTKYISGMHAWISGTIDWYARSGRYQTRERLELVKS, from the coding sequence ATGAACGAATTCATTCTGCCTGAATTATACTGCCCATTTCCATCTCAAATCAATAAATATGCTGATGTTTTGGAAGATTATAGCCTCGAATGGGTGCTGCGCTTCAACCTTTTGGCAAATGAATCATCATATCGACGCTTTTGTAAGTCCAAATTTTTCTGGCTAGTGGCAGTTGCCTACCCTTATTGCAAACTTGAAGAACTGAAGATTGTAAATGACTGGATAAGCTGGCTGTTTATTTGGGACGACCAATGCGATATGTCAGATTTAGGGAAACAACCGGAAGTGCTGAAGGATTTTCACAAGAGATTTCTAGAAATATTAAACGGATCAGAAATTAAAAGCAAGGATATACCGCTTGGTTGTGCCTTAAAAGATTTACGACAGCGAACACTCCGAACCGGGAAGGTAGAATGGTTCCATCATTTCCTTCATGCTTTTGAAGACTACTTCCACGGATGTCTTCAAGAAGCAAGCAATCGCGCACAGGAAATTGTTCCTGATGTAGACACTTATATCAAAATACGTAGGTCAAGCGTAGGAGTAAATCCTTCCTTAGCATTAACTGAATTTTGCAATCAGTTGATAATTCCGGATTTTTTACGAAACCACGACTTGGTGAAAAAAATTAAAATCATGACAATTAATATTCTTGCCTGGTGTAACGATATTTTTTCTGTATCTAGAGAAATGGCAAGTGGTGATGTCCACAATCTAGTATTAGTACTGCATTATCAACAGCAACTTACTTTTGAACAAGCAATTAAGTATGCTGCTGAAATGCACAACCAAGAGGTAAGAAGCATGATGAATTTAGAAGCATCTATTCCCTCTTTTGGAGAACAGGCAGATGCTGAACTGACAAAATATATATCAGGAATGCACGCTTGGATCAGTGGTACTATCGATTGGTATGCTCGTTCTGGTCGCTATCAGACTAGAGAAAGACTGGAGCTAGTTAAGTCTTAA
- a CDS encoding trifunctional serine/threonine-protein kinase/ATP-binding protein/sensor histidine kinase: MTNIDISLPGYRIQGEFIYSGNRTLVYRGLRECDRQLVIIKLLNSEYPSFSELVQFRNQYTIAKNLNIPGIVKAYNLETYRNSYALVMEDFGGISLKEWKIGKSNSLSEFLHIAIQIVSALEGLHRDRIIHKDIKPANILINTDSGEVKLIDFSIASLLPREFPEIQNPNILEGTLAYLSPEQTGRMNRGIDYRSDFYSLGVTFFELLTGQLPFTSNDPMELVHFHIAKLAPLVEDLNASIPHILSLIVNKLMGKNAEDRYQSAFGLKYDLQVCLKQWQETGNIANFELGMRDVCDRFVIPEKLYGRDKEVATLLTAFDRVCKGEITLTVENAVTPKSKIELMLIAGSSGIGKTVVVNEVHKPIVKQRGYFIKGKFDQFQRNIPFFGFVQAFQDLIEQLVGENNTQIAAWKTKILTALGENSQVIIDVIPELERIIGKQFTVPELSGSAAQNRFNLLLQKFIQVFTTPEHPLVIFLDDLQWADLASFKLIELLMSQAEKGYLLLIGAYRDNEVTATHPLMLTLDEISKTQARINTITLTPLEPNDLNHLIADTFKCSSKLTQPLTELVYQKTKGNPFFNNQFLKLLHEDRIINFNFDEGYWQCDIAQVKTLAFNDDVVEFMALQLQKLPNSTQEVLKLAACIGNQFDLATLASVSEKSQVETAADLWKALQEGLVFPTSKVYKFFQDDNQDTKLPITNDQLANYKFLHDRVQQAAYLLIPSDCKQETHLKIGQFLLKNTVEAEREERIFEIVNQLNYAVEKITVQSEKNDLAKLNLIAGLKAKASTANAAAVEYLTLGIKLLSVNSWETNYDLSLALHESAAETAFLSMNFQQTEQFIQVVLAQSNTLLDKMKAYQIRLEAYKAQSMNLEAITTGLQVLNLCGIELPEQPSQADIEQVLKETQLILAEKQIQELIDLPPMIEPTKLAVMNFLGRFLSITYICNPPMFPLVVAQQINLSLKYGNCGVSAMSYLTYGMILSNICGDIDGSYQFGQLALNLLIKFNAKEIKCIVFFANNAFIKPWKEHLRETLNSFLEAYSIGLETGDSENAAFSIYVYSDHSFWLGKNLADIENNIGKYHDAIAKIKQERPLQLNAIYWQAVLNLLGCSEKLCCLKGEVYNEEIMLPLHQQVINKEAIACLYLQKLFLSYLFQDYPQALQNATFIKNYLDAVQARVLTAIFYFYSSLTLLAIYPESLQAEQNQILNKISNNQDKLKKWADHAPMNYLHKYYLVEAERHRVLGEYVQAMEMYDRAISLARMNEYVNEEALANELTAKFYLEWGKEKIAQVYLIDAYYAYARWGAKAKINDLEKRYPQFLSPILNREKISLKDDATICKLTTRTVTASSTSGSSLLDMATVMKAYQALSSEIELDKLIFTLMQVVIENSGAERGALLRLQSDNLVVEATGNIDREKNFITDNHQIPHTVINYVQRTQQTIVINDIAAETKFANDPYIIEHQPKSVLCTPILNQGKLISILYLENNLTKKAFTSDRIQIINLLCSQAAICLENARLYQQSQESLENLKQMQLQLVQSEKMSALGNLVAGVAHEINNPIGFISGNLQPAVDYVQDLFNLIDLYQEHYPTPVAAIESEIEIIDLEYLRSDLPKLLTTMKEGVKRIRHISASLRTFSRADSDRPVSCNIHDGIDSTILILKHRIKANETRPAIEVVTNYGNLPSIECYPGQLNQVFMNLLANAIDALEEFNIGRSFSEIQANPNQITIKTSFNQDKNHVLICIKDNGLGMSDEVKQKVFDHLFTTKPVGQGTGLGLAIAKSIVVEKHGGTLEVKSSPKEGAEFAITIPVRDKN; encoded by the coding sequence ATGACAAACATCGATATTTCTCTTCCTGGCTATCGCATCCAAGGTGAGTTTATCTACTCCGGCAATAGAACTTTAGTTTATCGCGGGTTGCGGGAGTGCGATCGCCAACTAGTCATCATCAAACTGCTGAATAGCGAATATCCCAGTTTCAGCGAACTGGTGCAATTCCGCAACCAATATACTATTGCCAAAAATCTTAATATTCCTGGTATCGTCAAAGCCTACAACTTAGAAACCTACCGCAACAGCTATGCACTGGTGATGGAGGATTTTGGCGGTATTTCCCTCAAGGAGTGGAAAATAGGGAAATCTAATTCTTTAAGTGAATTTTTGCACATAGCGATTCAAATTGTCTCGGCTTTGGAAGGACTGCATCGCGATCGCATTATTCATAAAGACATCAAACCCGCGAATATTTTGATTAACACGGATTCAGGTGAAGTTAAACTGATCGACTTTAGCATAGCCTCCCTTTTGCCTAGAGAATTTCCGGAAATTCAAAATCCCAACATTCTCGAAGGTACTCTAGCTTATCTTTCTCCCGAACAAACCGGACGGATGAACCGAGGTATTGATTACCGCAGCGATTTTTATTCGCTTGGTGTCACTTTTTTTGAACTCCTCACCGGACAGTTACCATTTACTTCTAACGATCCGATGGAGTTAGTTCACTTTCATATTGCCAAGCTTGCACCTTTAGTTGAAGACTTGAATGCTTCTATTCCGCACATTTTGTCTTTAATCGTCAACAAGCTGATGGGGAAAAATGCCGAAGACCGCTATCAAAGTGCTTTCGGGTTAAAGTATGATTTGCAAGTATGCTTAAAGCAGTGGCAAGAGACTGGAAATATTGCCAACTTCGAGTTAGGAATGCGGGATGTATGCGATCGCTTCGTCATTCCCGAAAAACTCTATGGTCGTGATAAAGAAGTCGCCACGTTATTAACAGCATTTGACCGAGTATGTAAGGGCGAAATTACTTTAACCGTAGAAAATGCAGTAACTCCCAAATCCAAAATCGAACTGATGCTAATAGCAGGATCTTCTGGTATTGGCAAAACAGTTGTTGTTAACGAAGTCCACAAACCCATCGTCAAACAGCGGGGTTACTTCATCAAAGGTAAATTTGACCAATTCCAACGTAACATTCCCTTTTTTGGATTTGTCCAAGCATTTCAAGATTTAATCGAACAATTGGTAGGTGAAAATAATACCCAAATCGCCGCCTGGAAAACTAAAATTCTGACAGCATTAGGCGAAAATAGTCAAGTAATCATTGATGTTATCCCCGAACTCGAACGCATCATTGGCAAGCAATTCACTGTTCCTGAATTATCGGGAAGTGCAGCACAAAATCGGTTTAATTTGCTGTTGCAAAAGTTTATCCAAGTCTTCACTACACCAGAACATCCCTTAGTCATTTTTCTGGATGATTTGCAATGGGCAGATTTGGCTTCTTTCAAGTTAATTGAACTATTAATGAGTCAAGCAGAAAAAGGTTATTTGCTGTTAATTGGTGCTTACCGAGATAATGAGGTTACTGCAACACATCCTTTAATGTTGACATTAGATGAAATAAGTAAAACTCAAGCAAGAATCAATACTATTACTTTAACGCCTCTTGAACCTAACGATTTAAATCATCTGATTGCTGACACCTTTAAATGTTCATCAAAACTTACACAACCCCTCACAGAACTAGTCTATCAAAAAACTAAAGGTAATCCATTTTTCAACAATCAATTTCTGAAATTATTGCATGAAGACAGAATTATCAACTTTAACTTTGATGAAGGTTATTGGCAGTGTGATATAGCTCAAGTAAAAACCTTAGCTTTCAACGATGATGTAGTTGAGTTTATGGCGCTTCAGTTACAGAAGTTGCCAAACAGCACTCAAGAAGTTTTGAAACTTGCCGCTTGTATTGGCAACCAATTTGACTTAGCCACTTTAGCAAGTGTGTCTGAAAAGTCTCAGGTAGAAACGGCGGCTGATTTATGGAAAGCATTGCAAGAAGGGTTAGTTTTCCCTACTAGCAAAGTTTACAAATTTTTTCAAGATGATAATCAAGATACCAAATTACCAATTACCAATGACCAATTAGCAAATTATAAATTCCTTCATGACCGAGTGCAGCAAGCTGCTTATTTGCTAATTCCGTCAGACTGCAAACAGGAAACTCACCTAAAAATTGGGCAATTCTTGTTGAAAAATACTGTAGAAGCCGAACGAGAAGAAAGAATTTTTGAGATTGTTAATCAGTTGAATTACGCGGTGGAAAAAATCACCGTTCAGTCAGAAAAAAATGATCTGGCAAAGTTAAATTTGATAGCAGGACTTAAAGCTAAAGCTTCTACTGCCAATGCTGCTGCTGTTGAGTATTTAACTTTAGGAATAAAACTGCTTTCTGTTAATAGTTGGGAAACAAACTACGACTTAAGCCTAGCACTACATGAGTCAGCAGCAGAAACAGCATTTCTCAGCATGAATTTTCAGCAGACAGAACAATTTATCCAAGTGGTGTTGGCACAATCTAACACACTGCTGGATAAGATGAAAGCCTATCAAATTAGACTTGAGGCTTATAAAGCACAAAGCATGAATTTAGAAGCTATTACAACAGGGTTACAAGTGTTGAATTTATGTGGGATAGAGTTGCCCGAACAGCCAAGTCAAGCAGACATTGAACAGGTACTAAAAGAAACACAATTAATTTTAGCAGAAAAACAAATTCAAGAATTAATTGACTTGCCGCCAATGATCGAGCCAACAAAATTGGCAGTGATGAATTTTTTGGGACGATTTTTATCTATTACCTATATATGCAATCCACCAATGTTTCCGTTAGTTGTTGCACAACAAATCAATCTATCACTAAAATATGGAAATTGTGGCGTGTCTGCCATGTCTTACTTGACTTACGGCATGATTCTCTCGAATATTTGCGGAGATATTGATGGTAGCTATCAATTTGGTCAACTAGCTTTAAATTTGTTAATAAAATTCAATGCTAAAGAAATCAAATGCATCGTATTTTTTGCGAATAATGCTTTCATTAAACCTTGGAAAGAGCATCTAAGAGAAACCTTAAATAGTTTTTTAGAAGCTTATTCAATAGGTTTAGAGACTGGAGATTCGGAAAATGCTGCCTTTTCTATATATGTATATTCCGATCATTCATTTTGGCTAGGAAAAAATCTAGCAGATATAGAAAATAATATAGGCAAATATCATGATGCAATTGCTAAAATAAAGCAAGAAAGACCGCTTCAGCTAAATGCAATTTATTGGCAGGCAGTTTTAAATTTGCTAGGATGCTCTGAAAAATTATGCTGTTTAAAGGGAGAAGTATATAACGAAGAAATTATGCTTCCTCTGCATCAGCAAGTCATTAACAAAGAAGCGATCGCCTGTTTATATCTGCAAAAATTATTCCTCAGTTATCTGTTTCAAGATTACCCTCAAGCTTTGCAAAATGCTACGTTTATAAAAAATTATTTAGATGCAGTGCAAGCCAGGGTATTAACTGCTATCTTCTATTTTTACAGTTCTTTAACTCTATTAGCAATCTATCCTGAATCCTTACAAGCTGAACAAAACCAAATTTTAAACAAGATATCTAACAATCAAGATAAATTGAAAAAATGGGCGGATCATGCCCCAATGAATTATTTACATAAATATTATTTAGTTGAGGCAGAACGACATCGGGTTTTAGGTGAATATGTTCAAGCGATGGAAATGTACGATCGCGCAATTTCCCTCGCTCGCATGAATGAATACGTCAACGAAGAAGCTTTAGCCAACGAACTCACTGCTAAATTCTACCTAGAATGGGGCAAAGAGAAAATCGCCCAAGTCTATCTTATCGATGCCTACTACGCTTATGCTCGTTGGGGAGCAAAAGCCAAAATTAACGACTTAGAAAAACGCTATCCACAATTTCTCTCCCCGATTCTCAATCGAGAAAAAATCAGCCTGAAGGATGATGCAACTATTTGCAAACTAACAACTAGAACCGTCACTGCTAGCAGCACAAGTGGTTCATCTCTTTTAGATATGGCAACAGTGATGAAAGCATATCAAGCTCTTTCTAGCGAAATTGAACTTGATAAGTTAATCTTCACTTTGATGCAAGTCGTAATTGAAAATTCTGGAGCAGAAAGAGGTGCTTTGCTCAGATTGCAATCGGATAATTTAGTTGTGGAAGCCACTGGAAATATCGACCGGGAAAAAAATTTTATTACTGATAATCATCAGATTCCTCACACCGTTATCAACTATGTGCAACGCACTCAGCAAACTATAGTTATCAACGATATTGCAGCTGAAACAAAATTTGCTAATGATCCTTACATAATCGAGCATCAACCCAAGAGTGTTTTGTGTACTCCCATCCTGAATCAAGGCAAACTAATCAGCATTCTCTATTTAGAGAATAATTTGACGAAGAAAGCATTTACAAGCGATCGCATTCAAATTATCAACTTACTTTGCTCCCAAGCTGCTATCTGTTTAGAAAATGCTCGTCTTTATCAGCAGTCTCAAGAATCTCTGGAAAATCTGAAGCAAATGCAACTTCAACTAGTGCAAAGTGAGAAAATGTCTGCTTTGGGTAACTTAGTTGCAGGTGTAGCACACGAAATCAATAACCCGATTGGCTTCATATCGGGTAACTTGCAACCTGCTGTTGATTACGTGCAGGATTTATTTAACTTGATTGACCTTTATCAAGAGCATTATCCCACTCCTGTAGCTGCAATTGAGTCAGAAATCGAAATTATTGACTTAGAATATCTGCGCTCAGATTTACCCAAACTCCTAACTACAATGAAAGAGGGAGTTAAGCGTATTCGTCATATTAGCGCTAGCTTGCGAACCTTTTCTCGTGCTGATAGCGATCGCCCAGTTTCTTGTAATATCCATGATGGCATCGACAGCACTATTTTGATTCTCAAACATCGCATAAAAGCTAACGAAACTCGTCCTGCGATTGAAGTAGTAACAAATTATGGTAATTTGCCTTCAATAGAATGCTACCCCGGACAACTCAATCAGGTATTTATGAATTTGTTAGCTAATGCTATTGATGCTTTAGAAGAGTTTAATATCGGGCGTAGCTTTAGTGAAATTCAAGCGAATCCCAATCAAATTACAATTAAAACCAGTTTCAATCAAGATAAAAATCATGTCTTGATTTGCATTAAAGATAATGGTTTGGGAATGTCAGATGAAGTCAAGCAAAAAGTTTTTGACCATTTATTTACTACGAAACCTGTAGGACAAGGGACAGGATTAGGATTAGCGATCGCAAAGTCTATCGTTGTCGAAAAACACGGTGGAACCTTAGAGGTAAAGTCATCACCGAAAGAAGGTGCCGAGTTTGCAATTACAATTCCCGTGCGGGATAAGAATTAG
- a CDS encoding cytochrome P450 yields the protein MKLPNTLKTPPFLQKVQWVADPVGYMEKANQEFSDIFTASVVGFGDTVVFVNHPQTIQEILTDRKKFAALGEVNKIVQPIIGDYSVFMLDGDRHKHRRQLVMPAFHGERMRAYGQLISNLTEKVFSQLPLNQPFLARTAMQEISLQVVLEAVFGLYEGERCQEIKHLLPLFLDAFWSPLTSSLFFFSFLQKDLGAWSPWGKFLRQKQQIDQLLYAEIAERREQADPERIDILSMLMSSRDEAGKSMTDQELRDDLMSLIIAGHETTATAMAWALYWIHHQPKVRQKLLQELDTLGDSLDPMSIFRLPYLTAVCNEALRIAPVVMLTLPRVVQERVELLGYLLEPGTVVVSSIYLIHRRKDLYPEPEQFKPERFLESQFSPYEFMPFGGGTRRCMGEALAVFEMKLVLATILSHYQLALADNQPERLQRRGFTLAPANGVKMVVTGRRARQESRGTMITAPAS from the coding sequence ATGAAACTACCTAATACTTTGAAAACCCCACCTTTTCTCCAAAAAGTTCAATGGGTTGCAGATCCCGTGGGATATATGGAAAAAGCAAATCAGGAATTTTCTGACATTTTCACAGCCTCGGTAGTTGGTTTTGGGGACACTGTGGTATTTGTGAACCACCCCCAGACAATTCAAGAAATTTTAACCGATCGCAAAAAGTTTGCCGCTCTTGGTGAGGTAAACAAAATTGTGCAACCGATAATCGGGGACTATTCAGTCTTCATGCTGGACGGCGATCGCCACAAACATCGGCGACAACTTGTGATGCCAGCTTTTCATGGAGAGCGGATGCGAGCTTACGGTCAGCTAATCTCTAATCTCACCGAAAAAGTCTTTAGTCAGTTACCACTAAACCAGCCCTTTTTAGCTCGTACTGCCATGCAGGAGATTTCCTTGCAAGTCGTATTAGAGGCTGTCTTTGGCTTGTATGAGGGAGAACGCTGCCAAGAAATTAAGCATCTACTGCCGTTGTTTTTGGATGCCTTTTGGTCACCACTTACTTCTAGCTTATTCTTTTTCTCCTTCTTACAAAAGGATTTAGGAGCTTGGAGTCCTTGGGGTAAGTTTCTGCGCCAAAAGCAGCAAATCGATCAATTGCTCTACGCTGAAATTGCTGAACGCCGGGAGCAAGCAGATCCAGAGCGCATCGATATTCTCTCGATGCTGATGTCATCTCGAGATGAAGCGGGTAAATCAATGACGGATCAAGAGTTGCGTGATGACTTAATGTCCTTGATAATTGCTGGACATGAGACTACGGCAACGGCAATGGCTTGGGCATTGTATTGGATTCACCATCAGCCGAAAGTTCGTCAAAAATTGCTGCAAGAACTCGATACCCTTGGTGATTCCCTAGATCCGATGAGCATTTTCAGACTGCCTTATCTAACGGCTGTCTGTAATGAAGCTTTGCGAATTGCCCCTGTTGTCATGTTAACTTTGCCTAGAGTAGTGCAAGAAAGAGTAGAACTACTGGGATATCTTTTAGAGCCAGGTACGGTAGTCGTTAGCTCCATCTATCTCATTCATCGCCGTAAAGATTTATATCCAGAACCTGAGCAATTTAAGCCAGAGCGCTTTCTAGAAAGCCAATTTTCTCCCTATGAATTTATGCCTTTTGGTGGTGGTACACGTCGGTGTATGGGCGAGGCTTTAGCTGTGTTTGAAATGAAGCTAGTGTTGGCAACAATCCTGTCACATTATCAACTTGCTTTGGCTGATAATCAACCAGAGAGACTTCAAAGACGAGGTTTTACACTTGCGCCTGCCAATGGAGTCAAGATGGTAGTTACAGGACGGCGTGCGCGTCAAGAGTCAAGAGGGACTATGATAACTGCACCCGCTTCTTAG